The genomic DNA CGACGCGCTGGTCGCCCTGCACGAGGAAGGCATCGTTCACTGCGATGTCAAGCCCGCGAACATCGGCCTCACGCGGCGCGGCGACGCGAAGTTACTGGACTTCGGAGCGGCCTACCGGGTCGGCGGCCGCGAGACCATCACGTTCAACGGCCCCTTCAGCTACACACCGGACTACGCAGCTCCTGAACTGGCCCGGGGCAGTGTCCCCCGGCCGGTATCGGACGTGTTCTGCCTGGCGGCCACCCTCTACGCCCTGGTCACCGGTACGCCGCCGCGTGGCAGCGAGCCAGGGGAGAGGGAGAGCAACGACCACCAGGAGGACACGGACTCCTGGGAGAACACCCGGAGTCTGAGGCACTTACAGGCCGAGCAGGGCTTCGTCGAGTTGGACACCGACGCCGTGGGGCCGCTGTCCCCCGCGCTCGCCGCCATGCTCCGACGCAACCCCCGGCAGCGCCCCGATGCCACGGAGGCCAAGCAACTGCTGGAGGACGTCGCCGCAGCCGGCCCTCGATCCTCGAAGGACACGGCTTCAGCACTCGGGGACGCTGCCGCCGCCGACACCCTCACAAAGCGCCGACGCCGGCCACTGCTCGCAGCCGCGCTCGGGGTCGGTGCTGCTGTGACGGCTCTGGCACTCGTCTTCATCCTCGGCGGCGACGGCGAGGACGGAAAGCCCGCCTCCGAGGACGGCCAGAGCGGGCAACTGGGGGCGCAGGCCCTGATCGGCAGCCCGCACACGGCGGACGTGTGTGCCCTCGCCGACACCTCCGTTCTCGACCAGTTCGCCGGCAAGGACGTCCGCAAGGATGTGGACCACGGGAACTTCGACCGCTGCGACGTGCTGGTAGAAGTCGACGATGAGACCCGGATCGACGTAAAGATCCGCCTCCTTCAGAGCGCGCCGCCCCAGGGGGCCGAACCCTTCCGCACGATCGGGAGGATCGACATCGTCGAAGACGAGCCGGAGGACGATGAGTGCAGCCGGCTGCTGACCACCGGCGGCAGCACCGGGGAAACGGTGGTCCAGGTCCGCGTCAACATGGGCAAAGGCTCGGTGAACGGCGGCAACGCCACCCTGTGTACGGTCGCAGAAAGAGCCGCTGCGAGCGCGGCCGAGGTCCTCGACGCCGGTCCGATCCCCCGCCGTGCATCGGCTTACCCGCAAACCTCGCTGGTCTGGGGGAATGCCTGCACACTCCTCGACGCCACCGCGCTGTCCGCCGTTCCCGGCCTCAGGGCCGACGTGCCGGACGCCGCAATCGCGAACTGGAGCTGCGAGTGGT from Streptomyces sp. CMB-StM0423 includes the following:
- a CDS encoding serine/threonine-protein kinase is translated as MRSGEEFADRYVLKEVIGAGRGGDVWLAHDTVVGQDVALKPERTDGEGETAVRRLLGEPRTMAKFRDHPHVVTLYDVVTVAPEADGGDADTYWFVMEYVPGGGLDRLPPISPEQAARIGAQLADALVALHEEGIVHCDVKPANIGLTRRGDAKLLDFGAAYRVGGRETITFNGPFSYTPDYAAPELARGSVPRPVSDVFCLAATLYALVTGTPPRGSEPGERESNDHQEDTDSWENTRSLRHLQAEQGFVELDTDAVGPLSPALAAMLRRNPRQRPDATEAKQLLEDVAAAGPRSSKDTASALGDAAAADTLTKRRRRPLLAAALGVGAAVTALALVFILGGDGEDGKPASEDGQSGQLGAQALIGSPHTADVCALADTSVLDQFAGKDVRKDVDHGNFDRCDVLVEVDDETRIDVKIRLLQSAPPQGAEPFRTIGRIDIVEDEPEDDECSRLLTTGGSTGETVVQVRVNMGKGSVNGGNATLCTVAERAAASAAEVLDAGPIPRRASAYPQTSLVWGNACTLLDATALSAVPGLRADVPDAAIANWSCEWSSTVDELDAGVSFFRDQPGSAQDGTVLTLSGYRTVVKTNDEGDTCSALVEHHRYKGQDAVTAAEMVRIDVHGERPTEDLCGMAKDLAASAAARLRAR